From one Perca flavescens isolate YP-PL-M2 chromosome 4, PFLA_1.0, whole genome shotgun sequence genomic stretch:
- the lrrc38b gene encoding uncharacterized protein lrrc38b isoform X2 translates to MAGGRGHRTWSLSSQVVMGVLAAPLSQPQKHCSCCSGCPGSPPSGLMHHTGITAHFMELDRSNPRLQSQGLALVRGLVEKVEQVCDNFNIKHKLDYIISDNASNMKKAFMVCFLSATSSEDDDLENGDLWEDANEDNQNDVESIHSSCWQKRLQCFAHSLQLVVRDGLKDIQVLNSAMAKVTIFDSTLRLVGTVTDLDLQSLNTLLDTQGYKDMHLSAREWGQLKELVEMLAPFLQAMDFTQGKKVVTLRAALTCILSLNCHLIRMLILNDAAVDLPFGDIVYMMSTLLNPSFCLFWLEQDVQVPDEVKSRR, encoded by the exons ATGGCTG GTGGTAGAGGACACAGGACTTGGTCTTTGTCAAGTCAGGTGGTGATGGGTGTACTAGCTGCTCCACTCTCACAACCTCAGAAGCACTGCAGCTGCTGTTCTGGGTGTCCAGGAAGTCCGCCAAGTGGTCTCATGCATCATACAG GAATTACTGCCCACTTCATGGAGCTAGACAGAAGCAACCCAAGACTCCAGTCACAGGGTCTCGCACTGGTGAGAGGATTAGTTGAAAAAGTTGAGCAAGTATGTGATAACTTCAACATAAAGCACAAATTAGATTACATTATCTCTGACAATGCTTCGAACATGAAGAAAGCCTTTatggtttgttttctctctgcTACAAGTAGCGAAGATGATGACCTGGAAAATGGTGACCTGTGGGAGGACGCAAATGAGGATAACCAGAATGATGTGGAATCCATCCACAGCAGCTGCTGGCAAAAACGACTTCAGTGCTTTGCACATTCGCTGCAGCTAGTTGTGCGAGATGGACTTAAAGATATACAAGTTCTGAACAGTGCAATGGCAAAGGTGACAATATTTGACAGCACTCTGCGCCTTGTTGGAACAGTCACTGACTTGGATCTTCAAAGCCTGAATACACTCCTGGACACCCAAGGTTATAAAGATATGCATTTATCAGCCAGAGAATGGGGTCAGTTGAAAGAACTTGTGGAAATGCTGGCCCCATTTCTTCAAGCAATGGACTTCACTCAAGGGAAGAAAGTTGTGACCCTTAGAGCAGCCCTCACTTGTATACTGTCACTTAACTGCCATCTCATCAGGATGTTGATTTTGAATGACGCGGCAGTAGATCTTCCATTTGGGGACATTGTCTACATGATGTCAACATTACTCAATCCATCATTCTGCCTCTTTTGGCTAGAGCAAGATGTCCAAGTACCAGATGAAGTGAAGTCAAGGAGATGA
- the lrrc38b gene encoding uncharacterized protein lrrc38b isoform X1, with translation MSIYRFTEFPNAKKGTIGKGQSSIESFIIQQRGVQLYHQGHSRQKAISESIINELISCNLPLSSIDQPSFRKFLSVVDEKYCPVSRSTVTRLNDLATDKEAKIKSKLEKTDLGSVTVDIWTDRTMHGFLGITAHFMELDRSNPRLQSQGLALVRGLVEKVEQVCDNFNIKHKLDYIISDNASNMKKAFMVCFLSATSSEDDDLENGDLWEDANEDNQNDVESIHSSCWQKRLQCFAHSLQLVVRDGLKDIQVLNSAMAKVTIFDSTLRLVGTVTDLDLQSLNTLLDTQGYKDMHLSAREWGQLKELVEMLAPFLQAMDFTQGKKVVTLRAALTCILSLNCHLIRMLILNDAAVDLPFGDIVYMMSTLLNPSFCLFWLEQDVQVPDEVKSRR, from the coding sequence ATGTCAATCTACAGGTTTACAGAATTCCCCAATGCTAAGAAAGGTACTATTGGGAAGGGACAGAGCAGTATTGAGTCATTCATTATTCAGCAAAGAGGTGTGCAACTGTACCATCAGGGACATTCTAGGCAGAAGGCCATCTCTGAATCAATCATTAATGAACTCATTTCATGCAACCTGCCACTGTCATCAATTGACCAGCCCAGCTTCAGAAAGTTTTTGTCAGTGGTAGATGAAAAATATTGTCCAGTAAGTCGGAGCACCGTAACAAGACTAAATGATCTTGCAACAGACAAAGAGGCCAAGATCAAATCAAAATTAGAGAAAACAGACCTTGGGTCTGTTACTGTGGACATCTGGACTGACAGGACCATGCATGGCTTTTTAGGAATTACTGCCCACTTCATGGAGCTAGACAGAAGCAACCCAAGACTCCAGTCACAGGGTCTCGCACTGGTGAGAGGATTAGTTGAAAAAGTTGAGCAAGTATGTGATAACTTCAACATAAAGCACAAATTAGATTACATTATCTCTGACAATGCTTCGAACATGAAGAAAGCCTTTatggtttgttttctctctgcTACAAGTAGCGAAGATGATGACCTGGAAAATGGTGACCTGTGGGAGGACGCAAATGAGGATAACCAGAATGATGTGGAATCCATCCACAGCAGCTGCTGGCAAAAACGACTTCAGTGCTTTGCACATTCGCTGCAGCTAGTTGTGCGAGATGGACTTAAAGATATACAAGTTCTGAACAGTGCAATGGCAAAGGTGACAATATTTGACAGCACTCTGCGCCTTGTTGGAACAGTCACTGACTTGGATCTTCAAAGCCTGAATACACTCCTGGACACCCAAGGTTATAAAGATATGCATTTATCAGCCAGAGAATGGGGTCAGTTGAAAGAACTTGTGGAAATGCTGGCCCCATTTCTTCAAGCAATGGACTTCACTCAAGGGAAGAAAGTTGTGACCCTTAGAGCAGCCCTCACTTGTATACTGTCACTTAACTGCCATCTCATCAGGATGTTGATTTTGAATGACGCGGCAGTAGATCTTCCATTTGGGGACATTGTCTACATGATGTCAACATTACTCAATCCATCATTCTGCCTCTTTTGGCTAGAGCAAGATGTCCAAGTACCAGATGAAGTGAAGTCAAGGAGATGA